CCCTTCCTGCATGAATTGGTAAGCAATTCTCAGAACATCCCCTTGCTGATCCTATCCATCGGCATTGTAGCTCCCGTCTTTGAGGAGGTCCTATTCAGGGGCTTTGCCTATAAAGGTCTGGAACGGAGCAAGCTCGGAGGACATGGCACGGTGTGGGTCATCGCCATCGTATTCGCACTGATCCATCTGCAATACTCTTGGGCCGTCAAGGCCATCATCATTCCTATGGGGGTACTATTGGGCTATGCCC
The window above is part of the Flavobacteriales bacterium genome. Proteins encoded here:
- a CDS encoding CPBP family intramembrane metalloprotease, which translates into the protein PFLHELVSNSQNIPLLILSIGIVAPVFEEVLFRGFAYKGLERSKLGGHGTVWVIAIVFALIHLQYSWAVKAIIIPMGVLLGYARMFSGSLLVPILLHVLNNSLGILLELQTLEVEASF